Sequence from the Thermodesulfobacteriota bacterium genome:
ATCATAGATGGGTCAAAAAATCTGCACTGGAGAGCGGAAAAGGGAACTTTTCATCGCGAATTACTTAATAAAAGGTAGTTGGCATTATGCGAATATTGGGGGTTGACCCGGGGAGCTCGGTTACTGGTTACGGGATAATCGAAGAACTGGAAGGCACACTTCTCCATATAGAGAATGGGGGCATATCGTCTTCCTTAAATAATTCATTCCCTTACTGCTTAAAGAAGATTTATGCTGACTTAGAAAAGGTCATCTCCGATTACTCTCCTGATGTTATGGCAATTGAAAATCTCTTTTTCCACAAAAATGTAAGGACAGCGCTAAAGTTGGGGCATACCCGTGGAATAGCCATCTTAGCAGCTCTTAACGCCGGGCTGGATGTGTACGAATACAGTCCCATGGAAATAAAACAGGCAGTAGTTGGCTATGGAAGAGCCACTAAGAATCAGATACAGTCAATGGTGAAAGAACTCCTGAACCTTCCGGAGATTGTTCCTTTTGATCCCTCCGATGCTCTCGCTGTGGCGATCTGCCATATACACTCTACAAATATGAGGGAAGCCTTAAAAAGGTCGAGATGATTGCTCAGATTCATGGAATACTGGTCCATAAGTCCCTCGATCATCTGATCGTTGATGTTAATGGTGTAGGCTATAAAGTTCATATCCCCCTTTCTACCTTTTATCAACTTCCTGAAATAGATAGCACTGTTAAACTAAACACGTATACCCATGTCAGGGAAGACCTTCTCCATCTGTATGGTTTTTTTACCAGACAAGAAAGGGACATCTTTGAGCTCTTAATAAGCGTTTCCGGCATAGGACCCAGGTTGGCTATTAATATCCTTTCAGGGATTCCAGTGGGAGATCTCTGTAAGGCATTATCAGAGGGTAACGCAGGGAGGTTAAGCGCTGCGCCGGGTGTTGGAAAAAAGACGGCAGAGAGAATGGTATTAGAGCTGAGGGATAAAATCGGAATGATACCATTTTCAGATGAACCTCCAATTGCAGTAGAAGCAGACAGGGGCGAGGTTGAAAAAGATGTTATTTCGGCATTAATAAACCTGGGTTATAAAAAGGCGGTGGCAGAAAAGGCACTGGAGACTGCAAAAAACACCCTGAAGACCGACACTTCAGTCCTTGAAGAGTTGTTAAAAGAGGCATTAAGGGTATTATCAAAGTCGTAAGTAGTTCATCCTGAAAAATTCCCTTTTCCGCTCTCTGGAGCAGGTTTTTTGACCCATCTATGACTTGCTTCAGGCATTTTCAGAAAATCGCCCTTCGGGCTCAAACACCTGAAAATGCTTCTCTTCCGCTTCGTCAAGATGGGTACCCCAAAAATCCTGCTCATGTTCGCTCCAAATGAATTTTTCATTTTTCAGGATGAACTAAGTAGTTAAACCACTAACGATTTACGATATACGATATAAGGTGAGTATAGATGACAAAACGGGATGTTACACCGGAACCCTATGAAGAAGATGTGTTTTACGACACCAATCTCAGACCTAAAGTTCTGGATGAATATATAGGGCAGGAAAAGATCAAGGAAAACCTCAGGGTGTTTATTCAGGCAGCAAGGGAGAGAGGTGAAGCACTTGACCATGTATTGCTCTATGGACCGCCGGGGCTGGGTAAGACTACACTGGCATACATAATATCCGAGGAAATGGATACCAGTATCAAGGCTACATCAGGCCCGGTAATTGAACGACCCGGTGACCTGGCAGCTATCCT
This genomic interval carries:
- the ruvC gene encoding crossover junction endodeoxyribonuclease RuvC → MRILGVDPGSSVTGYGIIEELEGTLLHIENGGISSSLNNSFPYCLKKIYADLEKVISDYSPDVMAIENLFFHKNVRTALKLGHTRGIAILAALNAGLDVYEYSPMEIKQAVVGYGRATKNQIQSMVKELLNLPEIVPFDPSDALAVAICHIHSTNMREALKRSR
- the ruvA gene encoding Holliday junction branch migration protein RuvA → MIAQIHGILVHKSLDHLIVDVNGVGYKVHIPLSTFYQLPEIDSTVKLNTYTHVREDLLHLYGFFTRQERDIFELLISVSGIGPRLAINILSGIPVGDLCKALSEGNAGRLSAAPGVGKKTAERMVLELRDKIGMIPFSDEPPIAVEADRGEVEKDVISALINLGYKKAVAEKALETAKNTLKTDTSVLEELLKEALRVLSKS